From the Gymnogyps californianus isolate 813 chromosome 2, ASM1813914v2, whole genome shotgun sequence genome, one window contains:
- the GDF6 gene encoding growth/differentiation factor 6 encodes MNARRALLSAALLASLLWDLPCCLPASLPAASELAASSKGGRGRRVPRSPRENRLRQGEHAVGRALPRAEPHEYMLSLFRTYSIAEKLGINASFFQSSKSANTITSFVDRGRDDLSPAPLRRQQYVFDVSTLSETEELVGAELRLFRRAPRGRPPPAAPLHMQLFPCLSPRPLDSRALDLRAAPAAGWEVFDVRQGLREQRPWKRLCLELRASAGRGPPRWLDLRGLGFGRRTRPPQERALLVVFTRARRRSLLGELRAELGAPPPPPAALRPPPRRQRRTAFASRHGKRHGKKSRLRCSKKPLHVNFKELGWDDWIIAPLEYEAHHCEGVCDFPLRSHLEPTNHAIIQTLMNSMDPGSTPPSCCVPTKLTPISILYIDAGNNVVYKQYEDMVVESCGCR; translated from the exons ATGAATGCACGCCGGGCCCTGCTCTCCGCCGCCTTGCTCGCCAGCCTCCTCTGGGATTTACCTTGCTGCCTCCCGGcttccctccccgccgcctCGGAGCTCGCCGCCTCCTCCAAGGGCGGACGGGGCCGCAGGGTGCCGCGGTCCCCACGGGAGAACCGCCTGCGGCAAGGGGAGCACGCCGTGGGCCGGGCGCTCCCGCGGGCGGAACCCCACGAGTACATGCTGTCTCTGTTCAGGACTTACTCCATCGCGGAGAAACTGGGCATCAACGCCAGCTTTTTCCAGTCGTCCAAATCCGCCAACACCATCACTAGTTTTGTAGACAGGGGACGAG ACGATCTCTCGCCCGCTCCCTTGAGGCGGCAGCAGTATGTGTTTGATGTGTCGACCCTCTCCGAGACGGAGGAGCTGGTGGGGGCCGAGCTGCGGCTCTTCCGCCGGGccccccgcggccgcccgccgcccgccgccccgctgcACATGCAGCTCTTCCCCTGCCTCTCGCCGCGGCCGCTGGACTCCCGCGCCCTGGACCTgcgggcggccccggccgccgGCTGGGAGGTCTTCGACGTGCGGCAGGGCCTGCGGGAGCAGCGGCCCTGGAAGCGGCTGTGCCTGGAGCTGCGGGCCTCGGCGGGCCGCGGGCCGCCGCGCTGGCTGGACCTGCGGGGCCTGGGCTTCGGGCGCCGGACGCGGCCGCCGCAGGAGCGGGCGCTGCTGGTGGTCTTCACCCGCGCCCGGCGGCGGAGCCTCCTCGGGGAGCTGCGCGCCGAGCTgggcgcgccgccgccgccgcccgccgccctccgcccgccgccccggcgccAGCGGCGCACCGCCTTCGCCAGCCGGCACGGCAAGCGGCACGGCAAGAAGTCCCGCCTGCGCTGCAGCAAGAAGCCGCTGCACGTCAACTTcaaggagctgggctgggacGACTGGATTATCGCCCCGCTGGAGTACGAGGCCCACCACTGCGAGGGGGTCTGCGACTTCCCGCTGCGCTCCCACCTGGAGCCCACGAACCACGCCATCATCCAGACCCTCATGAACTCCATGGACCCCGGCTCCACGCCGCCCAGCTGCTGCGTCCCCACCAAATTGACTCCCATCAGCATCCTCTACATCGACGCGGGCAACAACGTGGTGTACAAGCAGTACGAGGACATGGTGGTGGAGTCCTGCGGCTGCAGGTAG